From Oryzias latipes chromosome 3, ASM223467v1:
GATGGAGCTGATATGtttcacttttgttattgctccgaGGCGTTTTACGTATCACTTCCTGAGACAATTGGAGCAGTTTGTTGTTGGGGAGTAGACTAAAATACCCGCCGGCAGATGCAAGCGTCTCACGACTCATTATTGTTAGTTTGCAGAGACTGAAAAGACTTTGGGTTAGAGGTACCATCATCTTTGTCCCGGCCTGTTTCCTTAGTTTGATATTTAACATAATGAATTTAAATAACAATTTAGAAGGAATATTGGAACTTCTCCTTACAGGCAGAAGAAAATTCCTTTGTGTCTGGCACCAGATACGTTTTTGGTATGCACTAGAAACTGGTTCTTGAAATTCCGATTCTTTAACGTcagagctttgttttgttttcaaatcagttcaaaagaaaaacgtcTCTGGAGTTTACTTGGTGTTAAAATTAGACAACTACagcttcagaaaaacaacatgacCTAACTagtgactgtatatgagaactggactgagcaacctCTCTCCcctcccaaacaggaagtacccactggttctTAGATGCCAAAATccaatagacttctatagagaaataaacagctgttactcagtcctTTTACTGGTCAGAAGAAcccacaagatggcacaaaTTAAGGAGGCATCTAAAGGAAATGGCcaagccacccccccccccccccaatgtggaggagcagaggctcctCCCAGTTTCTCCCAGCCACACTGAAGGAACCTGTAAACATCCAAAATACCTTTGTGGTTCAGGCCACTTGTTGAAATCACTTGTTTGAACCACACAAGGTCCTCCATGTTTTTAAATAGATGGACTTATTTAGTTCTGATCCATTTGGCTTCATGTATATCTTCCTGGTTCTTGTTCAAGTTGCTTCGgtgctgcttttcttctttttatttatttttcaaacttgtcttgtccaacagctgagcaagcagatcagagctgaaggcttcttgtgttggacagattttactgttacaatagaggTTTATGGATCTTTAGACAAACGGTGTATATTTGTGTAAACCCATTTTGTGTTTGAgactaagctttatttataaaaaatatatttatacgcattccttgttggaccggatgggaaaaaagagagtgggatgttaggaTGGGGAGATTGGGCCGGGGAGTTGATAAGACAGAGTCATAACATACAAGTGTCAGAAGTAATTTGCATGACTTagttctcacatacacacaccaacaaatgaggCTTTTCTTCTTAAGAAACTGATTTCTTCCTGTCATTCTTCCCAGTTAAATATTCATAATGTAGACTTCTATGCTCTttagttttttctgtttcaaaattTCAAGTTCTCATTTTGTCAAGTAAGAATTCATGGTTATACAAACAATTAAAGTTGTGATTCCAAACTGTATTTGACTCTTAAATgatttttgttcatatttaatgTGGCGTCACACAGCACAGGCAGCCTGGTCCTGCAGCAGTCATCTGTTGTTTTGGCCTAAATCTTCAGCAAGTTACCGGCTATGTTTGAGTATTTTTCTGACCTTTGACTTGTTATGCATCTTATGGCATCAGGAGaagttgatctttttttttcaaaggtttaGCTTAAAAGGTCCAGGCTTTCCTCCCCTATACAGCATTTTGCTAAAAGATGTAACAGTTTCTTCAAATTGTGATCACTGTTAGAGTACTTAAGTAAAGTGCAGATgtaatatacagtacagaccaaaagtttggacacaccttctcattcaaaagaATGGCAAcgtgtgtccaaacatttggtctgtactatATTCTTATTCACAGAACAAGTTATTGATCAATGATCTTTAATTTCCAGATGTTTTTGATGATCCCATCTTGGAGCAAGGAGCGGTGGTCCTCAGAGGGTAAGTCTCTCTGTCAGAACTTCTCTGAAAACACAATATCTTACTCCACATTTGTTTCTGATCTGCCGCCGGTTCGAGTCCTGACAGCTCCGCTCAGTTCTTCAGTCTGTCACTGCTGGTTTTCACAGCAGGGGTCCACATGTGGGTCGGTCTTAAAATGGGAATCCCAGAGTGAAAGCCTAAGATTAGTCAACCTGTTCAACCTAAGATTAGTCAACCTGTTCAACCTAAGATTAGTCAACCTGTTCAACCTAAGATTAGTCAACCTGTTCAACCTAACAGCTGAAGGTCTCTTTctaaaaagcacatttattttattttttgtggccctaaaactccgtcgtacctTACAAATACATACAATGATTTTTTGCATAGacatctgggaaatttctagggctgtggattttggaattgtagatttggacatcGCTTAAAAATGGCgtacgcactatatagtgcactacgtagtgagtagtgaaggaatacGGACACACTCGATACACCGTCAtctgccacaaaaaaacaaaaaagtactaaatgttttcagaatgttttaaaactaaatttctTGTTGAAGCATTTCATTGTGAGCTTTTCAGAAACTGGGAGATAAAAAATTGTACACGGCCTTTGGCCCCGCTCAGACGGTCTGTGAAAATATAGTCTGACATTAAACCCGACAAAGGTTGGGGACCTATGAGCAGGTTTGGGCGTGTCCACATCCCGCAGGGCGGTGCTCATACCAGCAGGTGTCTCAGATTCCCTCATGGGTCAAAGTGAAGTTTTCTGCAGCCAGACTCTCATTCCTACTTTGGGATGTAGAGGAAGTCTTGCCACTACGTGTTGATTTCATAGTAGATGTCATGTTATTGGATGCCAAACCTCTtcatcttaatttaaaaaaacaaatcttcagCTGCAAATATATATACCTGAAAAGAAGATGACATCGATGATGCATAATGAAACATAAAAGCAGCTATAATATGATTAGTAATGACTTTGATGGCTAACCGCTGCACCTCTCACAGGTACGTGATTGAAAGGATAAACTTACAGGACCCTGATTTATACGTGTCGTCTGAGGATCTGGGAGGAAGTCCAAACGAACAAGAAGATCCACAAATCAAAGAAGTGGTGGAGCAGCTGCTCAAGATAGCAGATGACATCAACAGGAATGCTGTGCTACAGCAGTAAGTAGTTCAGTGTTTAGTTCCAAAAAAACTCCTCTGTCTGCAGCCAAAACTATTTTCTTGAATCATCAAACTGTTctagtaaaaaatgaaagaacggCAGTTCAAATTACTACTGAGCAATTCATAGAATTTAGAATTGCGATCAGTTGCATGATTTTCTGTGATTTAATTGTATTACTGACTGCGAAAGACCTAACTTGTTTGAAAGATGGTAACATTTATATGAACTTGACTCCTTTTTTTGATTAGAATTCAGGAACAGTCTCCCCACTTAAAAgacaggccttttttttttttttactgttgggtgaactccgccttcacccaacagtggcaggataggctccagcaaccctttgACCCTCTAGACCAGTGGTCCCTAACCCCCGGGCGTCCGTGGGTcagttggtaccgggccgcacagaaaaaataaaataacttacatgactttcgttttatttatttcggaatctgaaagatattttattgtgaaaaaccgCCCGATTCTCTGctccatccgtctatgtcactcttgacgcaggccaaggcactcgtctcggtcacgtgataggataccgctaaaataaaacccaggagctagcaaaatgagtaaaaaacaaacgtctttggaaagtttctttgccaagtgtCCAGCCAGGAGAAAGAAGGGGAACCTTCCACttctaaaaaagaaagctacatttaatagacagtacttcttttttacaccatgagtgtgggaaggggagaggatgatgacacctgtgtgaTGCACAATGACatgtgtgtcaaaataaaagctcagagttCGTCATGTCATGTCTCTGTTCCTACTTCACGTAGCGTTGCTAATAATCGTCCGCCACAGCctaaagaccggtccgtgaaaactttgtATGACGTCATACCGGTCGGTTCGCGGTGTTAAAacggttggggaccactgctctaaGGGATTCAGCAGATTCAGACAATGGATGAACAATAAAactgtccatccatcttccttaCCTCGTCTAATGCATCTCCTGAAACACACAGAACATGTTCCTGAAATCAGAATTTGAATGTGAGCTGAAACGAACATGAACCAAACTCACTTCAGCTCTCTCATCTTTggtctgtttttcttgtcagATTGATCAACCAGGCGTCTGGTAGCGGTGCACAGGACATCTTCATGGAAGTGGCCAGGAGCATCTTTGCTGATGGGATCAACTGGGGTCGAGTGGTGGCTCTCTTTCACCTGGCCTACAAATTCATATACAAGGTAAATGGGTGCAggcatttcaacattttaccTGGTTCTTGTATCAAGTCTTAAATGACAACGCACACATGCTATCTCAAGGTTTGTCCACAGACTATCAGCCtttctgaatgttttattttaagaagcGATAATTGCCTTGTAAAGACTTTTGTGCGGACATTTCTTGGGGGGCTCAAGATGATCTGGAATGAAggaggtttcatttttttttaaagattaacaAGCAAAAAGGAAACTTAGATTTTGAAATTCACCAAATTTAAAGTTTGTGTCAAACCATTCTGTCAAATCAAATGTAAGTTTGACTGAGCAGAAAGCTGAGTAGCACAGAGTTTAGTTCAGATTCTCTTGTTCTATTTCAAAGGCACTGACCAGCAACCATCTAGAGACCATCAGAATGATAATCAGCTGGGTACTGCAAGTCATCAAAGAAGTGCTCTATCCCTGGCTGGTGCAGCAGGGAGGTTGGGTGAGTGACTCATGGCTAAAGGTGTGAAGCTCAGGTCTCAGAGTGCTGTTGTCCTGTTTTCCTTTACAGCTTCTTCTGCATTTGTAGTTACATACGTACATGTACCCCATTagggtttgtgtgttttcagcaCTATAGGGTGCACCAAATTATAAGGCACACTGTCAATGAATGCTCCATTTTTTAATTGATATCACACATTGTGAAGAAGTAGCAGGACACTGGCCCTCTTGACCCAGAGTTTGACACATTTGACAAATGTCCTACAattctgcagctcctcacccTGCTGGTGTTTCCTCAGGTGGGCGTTATCCAACGTTTTTCACGCTGGAGAACATTGACCGTTGCAGCGTCAATAGTATTGCTTGCAGCCTTTGTTTACTACAGGAAGACGCGCTGAGACCATCAGACCCAACTTCAGAACCAGGACTGCCATCCCTGGTTCTGGGCACATGGAGGACATTAATGATCATCCTCTCCCAACCTGTGTCTCGTTCTCAAGAGGAACGTCAACCTCTCATCTCAGGTTTTCTACAACAAAAAGGTGGAATTGACCTAAAACTTGACATTTTTACTCCGCATTCACCAGCAGACCATTTGTGCCGTTTTGCAGCTGCCATGGGGGCTCCCAGTGGAAAGTTAACTCTGTCAGGGAGGGGTCTGGAGTTAAATAGACTTGAGTTGACTTTAAAAACATTGGCAGGAGAATTCTGCTGTCAATGTGTTATTGTAATCCTATTTGAAGTGTttgtggggggttggggggggggtgttatctCAGGTTTATCCCAGATCGGACCACTTTTATCTCAGTTTTAAAGGGAAACACCGTGAGCCAGTGACAAGGAGTCTAAGCAGCTAAATGTAGAGATATTTTACAAATGTGATGTATGACTAGAGTGTCTTTTAAATTCCTTTgtggcggggtcccgccgagaaaggatgcagaggagccaaggtgaggaggaacTGCCTCTGTTGCCGTCACTGTTGCTACACGCAGGGCCATGCAGCACacagcacacactgtcactcctCTCTTTCACCACCTGCAGTGCTCACCTTTAAATGGGATGCCACGCCCACGGAGCGTTGCTCTCCATTCCCtccaggtggcaccacaggtagCAATCATTAAATACCAAAATACAAcaatacacaaacaataaaacctggtgtggccccccctcggcatctgacggtgccacaccgtcacacccTTCCTTTATTacttaaatgaaaagaaaatgtgcgttcattttttattgaccaAAATGATTATTCAAAAAATGTCACATACAGCAAAATGTATTTCAACACATTTGTTCAAGAAATTCTGTCCAATGTGGTTCTTTTTATGTGTAGATAAGAGGACGATCCTCTGTTGGGAGAAGTCTTCTGCTGTGATCTCTGCTCTGGACTTTAACGTACAGAGTTTCAACACTAATGTCATTCATGCTAACATATTTATGCCTCCGGACGGTTAGGAAACGAATGTCTTGCCGCATTTTGCATGGGATGTCCTTCTCAGACGTGGACGTTGGTTCTCTACAGATGGTGACTGTTCCTGTAGAGCTGAGAGCAACTATCTGTTGATCATCCCTGATAAAATCACTATCAGAACACAGACAGCAATGTGGCCACCAGGCCCTGGTACAGCAATGCATTTGTATTTGGAATAGAAgtattttcagctctaaattcAGATTTTACAATTCTAACTTTGCAGGGAGAAGCTGTCAAAGTTAATAGGCGAATTCAGCAAAAGTGAAGTCAAAGGGTTGTTGCTTCGTCTCGACCTTTCTGAGCTTTAATAGCTAAGATGTTTACCAGGAAATGCCTTATCACCAAATCACATCATTGTGACGATTATTGGCACTTTATTTATCAGTATAGAGGGGGAGTATGCAGATCAGTAGCAGTTTCCGCTTTCAGTGTCCGTCTGAgggatatttctgtttttttaccagGATATAGTTCGGTTTTTAAAGACTACTCCACAACTGCTGTTattgtccttttgtttttcaagacgTCATTACAAAGTGAGCATTTGCAgcaatgtttttagccttcagtTTGTCATTGGGGCCTTTGTGGAGAACCAGAGGCTCATGGGAGACggcttttaatatttacatGTGTTCAGTAGTAATCTCTGAAAGTTTAACGAGTATTTTATAGCCGAGATCCTGGTTTGTTTCACAAATTACTTCATGACTTCTTTATCATGAATAGAcatgttttgcttgttttttcattttaattctgaatctctttaataaagTTATCTCTATTTAAATGTGAACAGGTGTTTGTATGCGAACAGGTTCCTGTCCAAGGACTTGGTTATCGTTACTCTTCTGTAAttttatacaaacttttattgataaaataattattttgaatttgacaaaagtaataaataaaacagtttttaaaatcagCCAATAAgattcaaatgtttctttttgaattGATGCTCAACAgaacaatccatccatccattttctttaccCGCTGGACCCCTTTCGTGGTCCCGGGGCGGCCGGAGCCcaacctggctactgttggtgACGGTTGCCAGCCTGTTGCAGGGTCATGCACTCACACCGAGGGACAGTTTagcgaggagaacatgcaaacttcccACAGAAAGTTCCAATTTTGGATTTGAACtggggccttctcactgtgggGGGAaggtgctaaccactgctccaccatgcagccctcaACAGAATAATAACTGTAAAGAGTTCAACAGACTGGTATCAAAAGGTGTTTCTTAAATTTAGTCGCACAGCCTTTTGTGGCAATCATtgcaagtaatttcttttatgGACCACAGAACTGGTTATATTTTCCCAGGCCGACCTTTATGATGCGGAAGCTGTAGAAaggacacctgtccacagaatcggaccatcaaactgtccaacatggaaaagaccaaagagctttcagtggattttAGGGAGAAGATTGTAGACCCGGACTGGACTATAAAGCCATCAGCAAGATGCTGAAGGTTATGGTGAATACTGTTGGTGTCATTGGgccaaaatacaagaacatgacCCTCAATCCACCTTTAGGTCTGGGGTCCAAACCAGATCCACCTTTAGGTCTGGGGTCCAAACCAGATCTGACCTGGTGGGGTTTCAATGATCATGAGATCTGTGAGAAATCGGCCTAAAATAACACGgcaggagttagttgatgatctcaaagcagctggaaccacagtcaGAGAAAGGCATGGGTGAT
This genomic window contains:
- the LOC101168687 gene encoding apoptosis regulator BAX — its product is MARAPPGFRLRCACLRRCRSRLAPLALPRRGPARPRWSSRDFRVQLKTLDISRGHRVFHGGFTEPDSKVGGRSRTSPSSGSMADGGGEDRAEGAEPRGAEGGEDVFDDPILEQGAVVLRGYVIERINLQDPDLYVSSEDLGGSPNEQEDPQIKEVVEQLLKIADDINRNAVLQQLINQASGSGAQDIFMEVARSIFADGINWGRVVALFHLAYKFIYKALTSNHLETIRMIISWVLQVIKEVLYPWLVQQGGWVGVIQRFSRWRTLTVAASIVLLAAFVYYRKTR